Proteins co-encoded in one Stutzerimonas stutzeri genomic window:
- a CDS encoding pyocin activator PrtN family protein: protein MTSLANPNSTYQQLLRRYDRPCLPLDDVRAEYLPHISSMDHLLEEIRKGAIRLRYVRLHGSRKAPPVVFLNDLAAWLDAQDPSNEHQPAA from the coding sequence GTGACCAGCCTCGCCAACCCCAACAGCACCTACCAGCAGCTATTGCGCCGCTACGACCGGCCCTGCCTGCCGCTGGACGACGTACGGGCCGAGTACCTGCCGCATATCAGCAGCATGGATCACCTGCTCGAGGAGATCCGCAAGGGCGCCATCCGCCTGCGCTATGTACGCCTGCATGGCAGTCGCAAGGCACCGCCGGTCGTGTTCCTCAACGACCTCGCCGCCTGGCTCGACGCGCAGGACCCGAGCAACGAGCACCAACCCGCAGCATAA
- a CDS encoding DUF3310 domain-containing protein, translating into MSAYTLTAGSTAALKLIANMGGTETLLLIQPERDLRPEITIEPMGTVFGAPLEAVLYLANQRHSMTLQRNDRANAQHLAEWVESIANGTLDTAEATPQRTVCTCPSGDGSLRHPCATHPTDCPQRPAVLLPCRQCEGEAIAYDYAAQGDTFLHGVKCRYRSCQSLEGAPTATEAADAWNEIQREKLNEEPSATTDMANHPAHEAAHPSGVDYIEVAEHLPFCLGNAFKHLYLRNADGNPAETIEEAIWHVNRHNETYPEKPELPEEAREALGAIVVHEPHPFGAAMLIIAGPEECGAYDACVEMLAAEAERLRWIAQHCAAAA; encoded by the coding sequence ATGAGCGCCTATACCCTTACCGCAGGCAGCACCGCTGCCCTGAAGCTGATCGCCAACATGGGCGGCACCGAGACGCTGCTGCTGATCCAGCCCGAGCGAGATCTGCGCCCGGAGATCACCATCGAACCGATGGGCACCGTGTTCGGCGCTCCGCTCGAGGCCGTCCTGTACCTGGCCAACCAGCGCCACAGCATGACGCTGCAGCGCAACGACCGCGCCAACGCCCAGCACCTGGCTGAATGGGTCGAGTCGATCGCGAACGGCACGCTGGATACGGCCGAGGCCACGCCGCAACGTACGGTCTGCACTTGCCCCAGCGGAGATGGCTCGCTTCGCCACCCATGCGCCACCCATCCAACCGATTGCCCGCAGCGCCCTGCCGTGCTGCTGCCCTGCCGCCAGTGCGAAGGCGAGGCCATCGCCTATGACTACGCCGCCCAAGGCGACACGTTTCTGCATGGGGTGAAATGTCGCTACCGCAGCTGCCAGTCGCTGGAAGGCGCCCCCACAGCGACGGAGGCCGCCGACGCTTGGAACGAGATTCAGCGTGAAAAACTGAACGAAGAACCAAGCGCCACCACCGACATGGCCAACCATCCGGCGCACGAAGCGGCCCACCCAAGCGGCGTTGACTACATCGAGGTGGCCGAGCACCTGCCGTTTTGCCTGGGCAACGCGTTCAAGCACCTGTACCTGCGCAACGCCGACGGCAACCCGGCGGAGACCATCGAAGAGGCCATCTGGCACGTCAACCGCCACAACGAGACCTACCCGGAAAAGCCCGAGCTACCCGAAGAAGCCCGTGAAGCGCTGGGCGCCATCGTCGTGCACGAGCCGCATCCGTTCGGCGCCGCGATGCTGATCATCGCTGGTCCTGAGGAATGCGGCGCTTACGACGCCTGCGTGGAAATGCTCGCGGCCGAAGCCGAGCGCCTGCGCTGGATAGCCCAGCACTGCGCGGCAGCAGCCTGA
- a CDS encoding DUF1654 domain-containing protein produces the protein MNRTQAQTITHQRQASSYGRLVRRINHLITTPRAQYERQANLARHPDDRLDDWERLLDEIQQTDGVAMTKRPDGTVHVCWSIAER, from the coding sequence ATGAATCGGACTCAGGCTCAGACCATCACCCATCAGCGCCAAGCATCCAGCTATGGCCGACTGGTGCGGCGCATCAACCACCTCATCACCACGCCTCGCGCTCAATACGAGCGCCAGGCCAATCTCGCCCGCCACCCTGACGATCGGCTCGACGACTGGGAGCGCCTGCTCGACGAGATCCAGCAGACCGACGGCGTCGCGATGACGAAGCGCCCCGATGGAACCGTGCATGTTTGTTGGTCAATAGCCGAGCGCTGA
- a CDS encoding LexA family transcriptional regulator, producing MTELKVHARACEIEPMVQHDDFRIAFSQRLKAALAKNGIDAWGAGARLAKIANVTPKAASKWLNAEAMPGPEKMAALCKELRIRREWLQFDEGPMQAAEGAGANVEPGPAITSPYREVKIVGTAQMGAEGYWHALDDGEGYVDVPSKDPGAYALRLRGDSMAPAIRSGWIAVCEPNGRLVPGEYVMIRLVDGESMLKELLYANDVEVSVMSINDAYGRRTIPVEQIEQMHYVGHILAPSKVRI from the coding sequence ATGACGGAACTGAAAGTACATGCAAGGGCGTGCGAGATTGAACCAATGGTTCAACATGACGATTTCCGCATCGCTTTTTCACAACGCCTCAAAGCTGCACTAGCCAAGAACGGCATAGATGCATGGGGCGCTGGCGCTCGCCTGGCAAAAATTGCGAACGTCACTCCGAAAGCGGCCAGCAAATGGCTTAACGCAGAAGCCATGCCGGGGCCAGAAAAGATGGCGGCTCTCTGTAAAGAGCTTCGCATCCGGCGCGAGTGGCTGCAGTTTGACGAAGGACCTATGCAGGCTGCCGAAGGCGCCGGTGCTAACGTGGAGCCCGGCCCGGCGATTACCAGCCCTTACCGTGAGGTCAAGATCGTCGGCACCGCCCAGATGGGAGCCGAGGGTTACTGGCACGCCCTTGACGACGGTGAAGGCTATGTCGATGTGCCGTCTAAGGACCCTGGCGCCTATGCCCTGCGCTTACGCGGCGACTCAATGGCCCCCGCTATACGTTCCGGCTGGATCGCGGTCTGTGAACCAAACGGCAGGCTTGTGCCAGGCGAGTACGTGATGATTCGGCTTGTCGATGGCGAAAGCATGCTCAAGGAGCTGCTGTATGCGAACGACGTCGAGGTCAGCGTAATGTCGATCAATGACGCATACGGCCGGCGCACCATCCCAGTTGAGCAGATCGAACAGATGCACTATGTCGGGCACATTCTGGCGCCGAGTAAGGTTAGGATTTAA
- a CDS encoding phage regulatory CII family protein yields the protein MSRKDLLPAAGPVLNTRQALYRATRDAVGGQNSVALSIGMDPDELSKRLNPTGGRPMHPELIEEIVATTRDPRLLAALVRPAGAVAFVPQPVPATRDALRALGKLLQAEGEFVGSLHDGAADNVWEHHEVETLRYHAHRMIGEILGIVAGAEQAMEQALEEVAHG from the coding sequence ATGAGTCGCAAAGACCTTTTGCCGGCCGCCGGGCCGGTACTCAACACCCGGCAGGCGCTGTACCGCGCCACGCGCGATGCGGTTGGCGGGCAGAACAGTGTGGCGCTGTCGATCGGGATGGACCCGGACGAGTTGAGCAAGCGCCTGAACCCTACGGGCGGCCGCCCGATGCACCCTGAGCTGATCGAAGAGATCGTCGCTACGACGCGTGATCCGCGCCTGCTGGCGGCGCTCGTGCGTCCGGCCGGGGCGGTGGCGTTCGTGCCGCAGCCGGTACCGGCCACGCGCGATGCGTTGCGCGCGCTGGGCAAGCTGCTGCAAGCCGAGGGCGAGTTCGTCGGCAGCCTGCACGATGGTGCAGCGGACAACGTGTGGGAGCACCACGAGGTGGAAACCCTGCGCTACCACGCGCACCGGATGATCGGCGAAATCCTCGGCATCGTGGCCGGTGCCGAGCAAGCGATGGAGCAAGCATTGGAGGAAGTGGCCCATGGATGA
- a CDS encoding TraR/DksA C4-type zinc finger protein, with product MDEHLIELAEQAQAEQIQRAIDSRVQYQGVSLTKCEECGGEIPKARQEAVKGCRLCFDCQTLADECAKGVRRG from the coding sequence ATGGATGAGCATTTGATCGAGCTGGCCGAACAGGCCCAGGCCGAACAGATTCAGCGCGCCATCGACAGCCGCGTGCAGTACCAGGGCGTGAGCCTGACCAAGTGCGAGGAATGCGGCGGCGAGATTCCGAAGGCACGGCAGGAGGCGGTAAAGGGCTGCCGGTTGTGCTTTGACTGCCAGACGCTGGCTGATGAGTGCGCGAAGGGGGTGCGGCGTGGTTGA
- a CDS encoding PriCT-2 domain-containing protein → MVERVPLTLADLGELLQYIGADDRDTWLAVAMGVKAEFGEAGFDAWNAWSQTGEGYSAADAKSVWKSCRKRGTGMGTVIKLAKDKGWAPRREPMTAEEKRQLNAEAEARRAARQAEVEVDEARLAVMREAVAQACELILTKHCKPTGESPYLERKQVGAFGVGFFHYTVVLSIDDARQRCDVWVGSETRTFFANLPKPRPDSLSFMMFKAGTIAVPLRDAAGKLWSLQAINEQGTKLFPKYGRKAGCFHLIGSLVEEGGLFVAEGYATAASVWMALEMPVAVAIDSGNLAAVCRALREANPTIRIGIAGDDDPTVKNNPGRMKAEAAAAEVGGFAVFPVMPGEAA, encoded by the coding sequence ATGGTTGAGCGCGTACCGCTGACGCTGGCCGATCTTGGCGAGCTGCTGCAATACATCGGCGCGGATGACCGCGACACCTGGTTGGCGGTGGCCATGGGAGTGAAGGCTGAGTTCGGTGAAGCCGGGTTCGATGCCTGGAACGCCTGGAGCCAGACCGGCGAGGGTTACAGCGCGGCCGATGCGAAGAGCGTGTGGAAGTCGTGCCGCAAGCGCGGGACGGGCATGGGCACGGTCATCAAGCTGGCGAAGGACAAAGGCTGGGCGCCACGGCGCGAGCCGATGACAGCCGAAGAGAAGCGGCAGTTGAATGCCGAGGCGGAAGCACGGCGGGCCGCGCGGCAGGCGGAAGTCGAGGTGGATGAAGCACGGCTGGCGGTGATGCGAGAAGCGGTGGCCCAGGCTTGCGAGCTGATCTTGACGAAGCACTGCAAGCCAACAGGCGAGAGCCCCTACCTGGAGCGTAAGCAGGTGGGGGCTTTTGGTGTGGGCTTCTTCCATTACACGGTGGTGCTCTCGATCGATGACGCGCGGCAGCGCTGCGATGTGTGGGTGGGCAGCGAGACGCGTACCTTTTTCGCGAACCTGCCCAAGCCGCGGCCCGATTCGCTCAGCTTCATGATGTTCAAGGCCGGGACCATTGCGGTGCCGCTGCGCGATGCGGCCGGCAAGCTGTGGAGCCTGCAGGCGATCAACGAGCAGGGCACGAAGCTGTTCCCGAAGTACGGCCGCAAGGCGGGCTGCTTTCACCTGATCGGGTCGCTGGTCGAGGAGGGCGGTTTGTTCGTGGCCGAGGGCTACGCGACGGCGGCCAGTGTGTGGATGGCGCTGGAGATGCCAGTCGCGGTGGCGATCGATTCCGGCAACCTGGCGGCGGTGTGCCGCGCGCTTCGTGAGGCGAACCCGACCATTCGCATCGGCATTGCCGGCGACGATGACCCGACCGTGAAGAACAACCCGGGCCGGATGAAGGCTGAGGCGGCAGCTGCCGAGGTGGGCGGCTTTGCGGTGTTCCCGGTGATGCCAGGGGAGGCTGCCTGA
- a CDS encoding putative holin, protein MGEPTSAAGVVVAGAAGAGLAGFMAGVNGDAAVGALLGALVYVTTTHDLPIWKRLLFFLVSGVMGYQFAPAIVEAEFWGLRPFAYPGPAAFGAAVLVVTVALAAIRRRGLPAIDDGGTDG, encoded by the coding sequence ATGGGCGAGCCAACGAGCGCGGCTGGCGTTGTTGTGGCCGGTGCCGCTGGCGCTGGGCTGGCTGGGTTCATGGCTGGCGTGAACGGTGACGCGGCGGTCGGTGCGCTGTTGGGCGCGCTGGTGTACGTAACAACGACGCACGACCTGCCAATCTGGAAGCGGCTGCTGTTCTTCCTGGTGTCTGGCGTGATGGGCTACCAGTTCGCCCCGGCCATTGTCGAGGCGGAGTTTTGGGGTTTGCGCCCGTTTGCCTACCCGGGCCCGGCCGCGTTCGGTGCCGCCGTGCTGGTCGTGACGGTCGCATTGGCCGCGATTCGTCGGCGCGGTCTGCCAGCAATCGATGATGGAGGCACAGATGGTTAG
- a CDS encoding phage holin family protein, translating to MVSALLTQATFLICAVVFLRLFTYRRGAARFRRGVSCVAMLVMGCAGAAVIYILTGELRVPVMAWPLVVLLAVFAWAVWQSGGNLAGAFRPGGWDGVERRQQERRSRRPPYRNPSAPGNTR from the coding sequence ATGGTTAGTGCTTTGCTGACTCAGGCGACGTTCCTTATCTGTGCCGTGGTGTTCCTGCGGCTATTCACGTATCGGCGCGGCGCTGCGCGGTTTCGGCGCGGTGTGTCGTGCGTGGCTATGTTGGTTATGGGCTGCGCGGGTGCTGCGGTGATCTACATCCTGACCGGCGAGCTGCGTGTGCCCGTCATGGCTTGGCCGCTGGTGGTACTGCTGGCGGTATTCGCCTGGGCGGTGTGGCAGAGCGGCGGTAATTTGGCCGGTGCGTTCCGCCCGGGTGGCTGGGATGGTGTGGAGCGGCGGCAGCAGGAGCGGCGCTCACGGCGGCCGCCATACCGCAACCCGTCAGCGCCGGGGAACACGCGATGA
- a CDS encoding HNH endonuclease signature motif containing protein, with product MSKPRLKMRGSGLKMAKPSGPTARVVADRRITGRRLQSRRLEMWLADPHCAECRRWVVFPGGFELDHKVALGMGGEDVEANCQILCVDSPDGSQIGCHRRKTEADLQGMR from the coding sequence ATGAGTAAGCCCAGGCTGAAGATGCGCGGGTCTGGCCTGAAGATGGCGAAGCCGAGCGGGCCAACGGCGCGCGTGGTGGCTGATCGGCGAATCACTGGACGGCGTTTGCAGTCGAGGCGATTGGAGATGTGGCTGGCCGACCCGCATTGTGCTGAGTGCCGGCGTTGGGTGGTGTTTCCCGGTGGGTTCGAGCTCGACCACAAGGTGGCGCTGGGCATGGGTGGTGAGGACGTCGAGGCGAACTGCCAGATCCTCTGCGTGGACAGCCCGGACGGCAGCCAGATCGGCTGTCACCGCCGCAAGACCGAGGCCGACCTGCAGGGCATGCGCTGA